A stretch of the Leptospira bandrabouensis genome encodes the following:
- a CDS encoding Kelch repeat-containing protein, with protein MVKTKFFFLIALLISCKIGTGKNLFDPNSPVSLGLLLLGSESVVTMEFSTNRVQPGGVMYVSTNHDFTTKTEGLKLPISGISDDPILKIIPRSKFLYEIRMNPSVTSGKFRINLKDYYSNESLLVNPESFDFEIDSEPPILELRTGNGIDISELKSGFLDIVSNEDIVWDGNLSQVSLSGTAKNTLVVSDVIASPRNIRLLFAGNPNSNGGILTISFVDIQDKASNSQGTLMLPINVYAFKSGPNLNVPRRSCVGVELDDGRRMVLGGKAKKDFMFYGNGALNHAEFYDSVAKNFVQAPDMVYRRQEFDAVKLLDGRIFVAAGLGDKNGTSNDGLTSTEVYDPITNTWTEGPELSVPRLFHKMTVLPNGDVLVVGGMSPYKPIQSVGSVELVHITENPASMTVEFIGNLSDSRGKHTQIFSKEAGKVIIFGGERSDVFGPLSNDFTPNALESIEIYDINTKTLSKSTAKLYKRFNHFVYGLKNGEILIFGGINSRFDNAQPVLRAQIYNPITDTIRDHKNLLFGREYGSSFVFPYGKDQIIVAGGLEYRTVNGSTFDSIQETESWSESNYRFYMTSRSLNARWDGCNIRYNSVGGGMIIGGRVGDILGNTEEYSFE; from the coding sequence ATGGTAAAGACTAAATTTTTTTTTCTAATCGCTTTACTCATATCTTGCAAAATAGGGACAGGTAAAAATTTATTTGATCCGAATTCTCCTGTCAGTTTAGGACTCCTTCTTTTGGGTTCGGAATCAGTAGTGACTATGGAATTTTCTACCAATCGGGTGCAGCCAGGTGGAGTTATGTATGTATCCACTAACCATGATTTCACGACAAAGACTGAAGGTCTGAAGTTGCCTATATCTGGAATCAGTGATGATCCTATTTTGAAAATTATTCCTCGCAGTAAGTTTTTATATGAGATTCGAATGAATCCTTCCGTTACGTCAGGTAAGTTCCGTATCAATCTTAAGGATTATTATTCAAACGAATCGTTGCTTGTGAATCCAGAGAGTTTTGACTTCGAAATCGATTCAGAGCCCCCTATCCTAGAACTACGTACGGGAAATGGAATCGATATTTCTGAACTAAAATCTGGGTTTTTGGATATAGTTTCGAATGAAGATATTGTTTGGGACGGAAATTTGTCTCAAGTTTCGCTCTCAGGGACTGCAAAAAATACTCTTGTTGTTTCTGATGTCATCGCTTCTCCGCGCAACATACGTTTGTTATTTGCTGGAAATCCAAATTCAAATGGCGGTATTTTAACAATTTCTTTTGTGGACATTCAAGATAAAGCCTCAAATTCACAAGGGACATTGATGTTGCCTATTAATGTTTATGCTTTTAAAAGTGGGCCAAACTTAAATGTGCCAAGAAGATCCTGTGTTGGCGTTGAGTTAGATGATGGTCGCCGTATGGTTCTCGGCGGGAAAGCAAAAAAGGATTTTATGTTCTATGGAAATGGAGCATTAAATCATGCAGAATTTTATGATTCTGTTGCCAAAAATTTCGTACAAGCTCCCGACATGGTATATCGTCGCCAAGAATTTGATGCTGTTAAACTCCTTGATGGTAGAATTTTTGTCGCGGCAGGTTTAGGTGATAAAAATGGAACATCCAACGATGGATTAACTTCAACTGAGGTTTATGATCCTATTACGAATACTTGGACTGAGGGGCCAGAGTTATCTGTCCCGCGTTTGTTTCATAAAATGACAGTGCTTCCAAATGGCGATGTTCTTGTAGTCGGAGGAATGAGTCCCTATAAACCAATTCAATCGGTTGGATCTGTTGAACTAGTTCATATCACAGAAAATCCTGCTTCAATGACTGTAGAATTTATTGGAAACCTAAGTGATTCTCGAGGTAAACATACACAGATTTTTTCTAAGGAAGCAGGTAAGGTAATTATCTTTGGGGGAGAACGATCTGATGTATTTGGTCCATTGTCAAATGATTTTACTCCGAATGCGTTGGAATCAATCGAGATTTATGATATCAATACAAAAACTCTCTCAAAGTCCACGGCAAAGTTATACAAAAGATTTAACCATTTTGTTTATGGATTAAAAAATGGTGAGATTCTAATTTTTGGAGGTATAAATTCTAGGTTTGATAACGCGCAACCGGTGTTACGTGCACAAATTTATAATCCCATTACGGATACAATCAGAGATCATAAAAATTTATTATTCGGAAGAGAGTATGGTTCTTCTTTTGTTTTTCCTTATGGAAAGGATCAAATCATTGTCGCTGGAGGTTTAGAATATCGTACAGTCAATGGTTCCACATTTGATTCGATACAAGAAACG
- a CDS encoding kelch repeat-containing protein, with protein MRCGFNLLLALLLIHCDIKNNSQNIFDPTTFAGGTAAVLSTLVSRDEVEINSRYKSTDYPSFVKTEILDLDLNLPVAKYFEKKHFRVSENYKDDLVLRDVFPLSETKLRVLFSVSSRSEWRDPISIFIQKPDSLVDYSFSGKVLEFKFPYPRYIGSISEAKGQITTIPLLDGRILLVGGVSIFGNTLSTVEIFNPELGTSTVLPSLNQSLTKMAICSDPQGNIYVSGGKTTRTDPSIDSQINDRIYRINVNNQTVVELPIPMQRRRVGHTMVCLSNGDLLISGGQFRVGSDEHAISNDHEYISIQNGTSTLLDSSANFPINTLFHFAEYDENKHRILFFGGKDRLSVYAIYSKVIYSLDLNSKTISTLPVVLPTSRSSVTNIPVPGGDRLILGGVTGSGVGSRSIESWTEEGSITKTHGFTSRIKNESAIVTFSNAQVLYTGGVDTYYKSGILELYDHVEKKNFLVDTMMDARSEHSAIQTAKGIVIFGDSALADKKVELYGKD; from the coding sequence ATGCGATGCGGTTTTAATTTACTATTAGCATTACTATTAATTCACTGTGATATTAAAAATAATTCGCAAAATATCTTTGATCCCACCACTTTTGCTGGAGGGACTGCTGCCGTCTTATCAACGTTAGTTTCAAGGGACGAAGTAGAGATCAATTCCCGATACAAGTCCACTGACTATCCTTCCTTTGTAAAAACGGAAATCCTGGATTTGGATTTGAATCTTCCAGTAGCAAAATACTTCGAAAAGAAACATTTCCGAGTTTCCGAAAACTATAAAGATGACCTGGTATTGCGGGATGTTTTCCCTTTATCTGAAACTAAACTTCGTGTATTATTTTCTGTTTCTTCTCGTTCGGAATGGAGAGACCCAATTTCAATTTTCATTCAAAAACCAGACTCACTGGTTGATTATTCTTTTTCGGGTAAGGTATTAGAATTCAAATTTCCCTATCCACGTTATATTGGTTCCATATCCGAAGCAAAAGGTCAAATTACAACAATTCCTTTGTTAGATGGCAGAATACTTTTGGTAGGAGGAGTTTCTATTTTTGGGAACACACTGTCTACGGTAGAAATATTTAATCCTGAATTAGGGACTTCAACCGTTCTTCCTTCGTTAAATCAAAGTTTGACGAAAATGGCGATTTGTTCTGATCCACAGGGGAATATTTATGTTTCTGGCGGGAAAACTACAAGGACAGATCCTTCAATAGATTCTCAAATCAACGATCGAATATATAGAATTAATGTAAACAATCAAACTGTGGTCGAACTTCCCATACCAATGCAAAGGAGACGAGTTGGACATACAATGGTTTGTTTGTCTAATGGTGATTTACTGATTTCTGGTGGACAATTTCGAGTTGGAAGTGATGAACATGCAATCTCTAATGATCACGAATATATTTCAATACAAAATGGAACTTCCACATTATTAGATTCCTCTGCTAACTTTCCTATTAATACATTGTTTCATTTTGCAGAGTATGATGAAAATAAACATCGTATATTGTTTTTTGGAGGGAAGGATCGTCTCTCTGTTTATGCAATCTATTCAAAAGTCATTTATAGTTTAGATCTTAATTCAAAAACGATTTCTACTTTGCCTGTAGTACTACCTACTTCCAGATCAAGTGTAACCAACATACCTGTGCCTGGTGGTGACAGATTGATTTTGGGCGGTGTGACGGGAAGTGGAGTTGGTTCACGAAGTATAGAATCATGGACTGAAGAAGGTTCTATCACGAAAACTCATGGATTTACTAGTAGAATCAAAAATGAAAGTGCCATTGTAACTTTTTCAAATGCGCAAGTTCTCTACACAGGTGGAGTGGATACATATTATAAATCAGGAATTTTAGAACTTTATGATCATGTAGAAAAGAAAAACTTTTTAGTCGATACAATGATGGATGCTCGTTCAGAACATTCTGCGATACAAACCGCAAAGGGGATTGTTATTTTCGGTGATTCTGCACTTGCTGATAAAAAGGTAGAGTTGTATGGTAAAGACTAA
- a CDS encoding caspase family protein: protein MKSKILIFLFFTAPTIVVADPGPKRIGFIVGVSEYKNLTLGDLKTAKNDALGITKILFSFGSYNRIQTLVQEGSANSTPTKYNILTNFEALLEETNPDDLLVFYFSGHGVVDYNDRVYLLPEDANPLTPFESGIAVEQLLEMTRKFNLKRVVFFIDACRNPDDGKGEEGRKFLVNTSFRDSEIVSVFYSTKVGYSSFEDPKSGYGIFTKYLIYGLEGRADSNFNGEVSYSELSNYVITSLKEWSKTNQKLQKPYTKEYAEKSEDTILTYAVNPETSLTDAPLFNPYNPTYAFRSFLFPGWGQYARGQEDKGKIYMSIFTLGVLYAGLQYKTYMQDKSNYESAIGIPPNPRVTETVALNYYLIEPYRQKMESSRAHLSQALTVLLVLWSANVFDFYLLGPNPKEKSGVLLEFDWENQGGMGIDRVGKLGYAMRF, encoded by the coding sequence ATGAAATCAAAAATTCTAATATTCTTATTTTTTACTGCACCGACAATAGTTGTTGCTGATCCTGGACCAAAACGAATTGGGTTTATTGTTGGTGTAAGTGAATATAAAAATTTAACTTTGGGTGATTTAAAAACTGCTAAAAACGATGCTTTGGGTATAACCAAGATTTTATTCAGTTTCGGCTCCTATAATCGTATCCAAACATTAGTTCAGGAAGGTTCTGCAAACTCAACCCCTACAAAATATAATATTTTAACGAATTTTGAGGCCTTGTTAGAGGAAACTAATCCAGATGATTTATTGGTATTTTATTTTTCAGGGCATGGGGTTGTCGATTACAATGACAGGGTCTATTTACTTCCAGAAGACGCTAATCCCTTAACTCCCTTTGAATCAGGAATTGCCGTAGAACAACTTCTTGAAATGACAAGGAAGTTTAATCTAAAGAGAGTTGTTTTTTTTATTGATGCTTGTCGTAATCCAGATGATGGAAAAGGGGAAGAAGGTCGGAAATTTTTAGTGAATACCTCATTTCGTGATTCCGAAATTGTTTCCGTTTTTTATTCCACAAAAGTTGGTTACTCCAGTTTTGAAGACCCAAAGTCAGGTTATGGAATTTTCACTAAGTATCTGATTTATGGATTGGAAGGAAGGGCGGACTCTAACTTTAACGGGGAAGTTTCTTATTCTGAATTATCTAATTATGTAATTACTTCATTGAAGGAATGGAGTAAAACCAATCAGAAGTTACAAAAACCATACACAAAAGAATATGCGGAGAAATCCGAGGATACCATTCTAACGTATGCGGTCAATCCTGAGACCTCTTTGACGGACGCCCCGCTGTTTAATCCATACAATCCTACTTATGCCTTCCGATCGTTTTTGTTTCCTGGGTGGGGTCAGTATGCAAGGGGACAAGAGGACAAAGGTAAAATTTATATGTCTATCTTTACTTTGGGAGTTCTTTATGCAGGACTTCAATATAAAACTTATATGCAAGATAAATCAAATTATGAATCTGCCATTGGTATTCCTCCTAACCCACGCGTAACGGAAACTGTCGCATTAAATTATTACTTAATTGAACCGTATCGACAGAAGATGGAGTCATCCAGAGCCCACTTGTCACAAGCCCTCACCGTACTTCTTGTTTTGTGGTCGGCAAATGTGTTTGATTTTTATCTGTTGGGACCCAATCCTAAGGAAAAGTCGGGAGTTTTACTCGAGTTTGATTGGGAAAACCAAGGTGGTATGGGAATTGACAGGGTTGGGAAGTTAGGATATGCGATGCGGTTTTAA
- a CDS encoding methyl-accepting chemotaxis protein, which translates to MSRTSLEPIKTKKSWVELGPVYVNRVRFLLAGFYIIATLGSFKTSTTLQTMSYLVGITCMFLYGGLQAYLFKKERLNAFFPKLLIILDITVLFAVTASGLMGGSTVAADLIKAPTLYVLYYFYVVYSAFLFSRRTLLMSTYYSVFCLILLLVIGFGQGVEFKEAEGVQSLQGTVAISTEVFKILFLICFGYLTSAVLNLLNEIKNESEERQKIAETERTTADNLNRDLVQIGSELFKTLKSIREITSDFNFQIESQDKSIHELTEFVSSFSESIQSSVDNIGRQHSQITLLNHKSDTLKLSISEIGVVVEELNSNMSDFQDRSNVLSGTVKNLEERLRAVNDSQKEVSEVNDIMAEIADRTNLLALNASIEAARAGEHGRGFAVVAQEVAKLAENSNENATKIKKIITNSNRFIQEGTELASVSLKQTETLQSKYELLSGVIRTATNKISSQKNINNEVLESLDLIESISKQLDEESKVLNRDKDQMIAVVQKMEEINREVVINARKVGENTLSLEKQAEDLAVHR; encoded by the coding sequence ATGTCGAGAACTAGTTTAGAACCTATAAAAACAAAAAAAAGCTGGGTAGAATTAGGTCCTGTGTACGTGAATCGAGTCAGATTTCTTTTGGCAGGATTCTATATCATCGCTACCCTTGGATCATTTAAAACATCAACTACACTCCAAACCATGAGTTATTTGGTAGGAATTACATGTATGTTTTTATATGGCGGGTTACAGGCTTATCTTTTCAAAAAAGAAAGGTTAAATGCCTTTTTTCCGAAGTTACTCATTATTTTGGACATAACGGTTTTATTTGCGGTCACTGCGTCCGGGCTTATGGGTGGCAGTACAGTAGCTGCTGATTTAATAAAAGCTCCAACCTTATATGTGTTATATTACTTTTATGTAGTATATTCTGCATTTTTGTTTTCAAGACGAACACTTCTTATGAGTACATATTATTCTGTTTTTTGTTTGATCCTTCTACTAGTGATTGGTTTTGGTCAAGGTGTTGAGTTTAAAGAAGCAGAAGGTGTCCAAAGTCTACAAGGTACTGTTGCTATTTCAACGGAGGTATTTAAAATTCTTTTTTTAATTTGTTTTGGATATTTGACTTCAGCCGTTCTCAATTTATTAAACGAAATTAAAAACGAATCGGAAGAAAGACAAAAAATTGCTGAAACTGAAAGAACAACTGCAGACAACTTAAATCGTGATTTGGTTCAAATTGGTTCTGAACTATTTAAAACTTTAAAATCAATTCGCGAAATAACGTCAGATTTTAATTTTCAAATTGAATCACAGGACAAATCTATTCATGAATTGACAGAGTTCGTCTCCTCATTTTCTGAAAGTATCCAGTCTTCTGTGGATAATATTGGAAGACAACACAGCCAAATTACTTTGTTAAATCATAAGTCTGATACACTCAAACTGAGTATTTCAGAAATTGGGGTAGTAGTAGAAGAATTAAATTCTAATATGAGTGACTTTCAAGATAGAAGTAATGTCCTCTCAGGAACCGTTAAAAATTTAGAGGAAAGACTTCGTGCGGTCAATGATTCTCAAAAAGAAGTGAGTGAAGTAAACGATATTATGGCAGAAATTGCAGATAGAACGAATTTACTGGCTCTCAATGCCTCCATTGAAGCAGCAAGAGCTGGGGAACATGGAAGGGGTTTTGCTGTCGTTGCGCAAGAAGTAGCAAAATTAGCCGAAAATTCGAACGAAAATGCCACTAAAATTAAAAAAATCATCACCAATTCAAATAGGTTTATCCAGGAAGGGACGGAACTTGCTTCTGTTTCTCTGAAACAAACCGAAACACTCCAATCTAAGTATGAACTTTTGAGTGGGGTGATTAGAACTGCGACAAACAAAATCAGTTCTCAAAAAAATATTAATAATGAAGTACTGGAGTCATTAGATTTAATCGAATCGATTTCGAAACAACTGGATGAAGAGTCAAAAGTTTTGAATCGAGATAAAGATCAAATGATCGCCGTTGTACAAAAAATGGAAGAAATCAACAGAGAAGTGGTGATTAATGCTAGAAAAGTAGGAGAGAATACTCTAAGTTTGGAAAAACAAGCCGAAGATTTGGCTGTTCACCGCTAA
- a CDS encoding pirin family protein yields METLNTNRNSVHKKLHPASERGHVNFGWLDSHHSFSFGQWYHPEKTNFGALRVLNDDIVEPSMGFGTHPHQNMEIVSIPLFGELAHKDSTGTNGIIRTGDVQIMSAGSGILHSEFNHSNEKKVNFLQIWILPKVAGIEPRYAQKTFTEAGRINKFQTVVSPIDEEAIWINQDAYFSLATLDPGKELSYAVHSPDQGIFAFLISGKLKVEDTVLERRDAVGYWGNDAYKFQAEVKSELLVIEVPMK; encoded by the coding sequence ATGGAAACATTAAATACCAATCGCAATTCCGTACATAAAAAACTCCACCCCGCATCAGAGCGTGGACATGTTAATTTTGGATGGTTGGACAGCCACCATTCCTTTAGCTTTGGACAATGGTACCATCCCGAAAAAACAAACTTTGGCGCACTTCGTGTACTCAATGATGATATTGTAGAACCAAGTATGGGGTTTGGTACACACCCACACCAAAATATGGAAATCGTTTCTATTCCCTTATTCGGTGAGCTCGCTCACAAAGATAGTACAGGTACGAATGGTATCATCCGCACTGGAGACGTACAAATTATGTCTGCGGGTTCTGGGATCCTTCATTCGGAATTCAACCATAGTAATGAGAAGAAAGTCAATTTTTTGCAAATATGGATCCTTCCTAAAGTGGCTGGTATCGAACCACGGTATGCCCAAAAGACTTTTACAGAAGCGGGTCGAATCAACAAATTCCAAACCGTAGTTTCCCCCATTGATGAGGAAGCCATTTGGATCAACCAAGATGCCTACTTTTCTTTGGCAACTCTCGATCCCGGGAAGGAACTTTCTTATGCAGTCCATTCCCCTGACCAAGGAATCTTTGCTTTTTTGATTAGTGGTAAACTAAAAGTCGAAGATACGGTATTAGAACGCAGAGATGCAGTTGGATACTGGGGAAACGATGCATACAAATTCCAAGCAGAAGTAAAATCGGAACTTCTCGTCATTGAAGTCCCGATGAAATAA
- a CDS encoding carbonic anhydrase, translating to MKSNQWILGFVLLTLSSHVFAESTTSVPADVALQKLIDGNNRFTEGKAKRPNQSPERIREVSKKQFPFATIIGCSDSRVPNEIVFDQGLGDLFIIRTAGQVSTYASWGSIEFSVAVLGVNLVVVLGHSKCGAVDAACKSNEVPGHIITLTNAIKPAAEKTKHLEGDWLQNAVKANVALQVTSLRKLDPILSKQYNSGKLLIVGAVYDLETGKVSFLDEDYILSIAK from the coding sequence ATGAAAAGTAACCAGTGGATTTTGGGTTTTGTTCTTTTAACACTTTCTTCCCATGTCTTTGCAGAAAGTACAACCAGTGTTCCGGCAGATGTTGCCTTACAAAAGTTAATCGATGGGAACAATCGATTCACCGAAGGAAAAGCAAAACGCCCGAACCAGTCCCCAGAAAGAATTCGCGAAGTTTCTAAAAAACAATTCCCGTTTGCGACGATCATTGGATGTTCCGATTCCAGAGTGCCAAACGAAATCGTATTCGATCAAGGACTCGGCGATTTATTCATCATAAGAACAGCAGGCCAAGTCTCCACTTATGCATCGTGGGGATCTATCGAATTTTCTGTAGCTGTGCTTGGTGTGAACTTAGTGGTAGTCTTAGGCCATTCCAAATGTGGTGCCGTAGACGCTGCATGCAAATCAAATGAAGTACCAGGCCATATCATCACTCTAACAAATGCAATCAAACCTGCTGCAGAAAAAACAAAACACTTAGAAGGTGATTGGTTACAAAATGCAGTAAAAGCAAACGTTGCCTTACAAGTTACCTCTCTTAGAAAACTTGATCCGATTCTTTCTAAACAATACAACAGTGGAAAACTTTTAATTGTAGGAGCAGTTTATGATTTGGAAACAGGTAAAGTAAGTTTTTTAGATGAAGATTATATTCTTTCCATCGCAAAATAG
- a CDS encoding sodium-dependent bicarbonate transport family permease, whose protein sequence is MEILNSLIANLQTPMFLAFLLGIFATLVKSDLKFPDGMYTGITIYLLFAIGLKGGVKLNSTTIEEFYKPAIAALTLCISIPILAYYILTKLGGYDKENAAALSAHYGSVSAVTFSEALAFLESLHIPYEGYMPSMLAIMEIPAIIVALFILKINSSKEKESMSWKKVAHELFTGKGTLLLIGGLIIGMISGKKGHEQFAPLFEVPFRGMLILFLLEVGIVTGRRITDLKKAGVFLIAFGILFPICNGMFGLILGKTVGLSMGGATILATLSASASYIAAPAAIRIAIPEASPAIYLTSSLAITFPFNLSVGLPLYLSVSKYLYGV, encoded by the coding sequence ATGGAAATACTCAATTCTCTAATTGCCAATCTCCAAACACCGATGTTCCTTGCCTTTTTGTTAGGAATATTCGCCACACTTGTGAAAAGCGATCTAAAATTTCCCGATGGGATGTATACGGGAATCACAATTTACTTACTCTTTGCCATTGGGCTAAAAGGAGGGGTCAAACTAAACAGTACCACAATAGAAGAATTTTACAAACCTGCCATAGCTGCTTTAACTCTTTGTATATCAATTCCTATTCTAGCATATTACATACTCACCAAATTGGGTGGGTATGATAAGGAAAATGCAGCAGCGTTATCAGCACATTATGGTTCGGTGTCAGCAGTAACTTTTAGTGAAGCACTCGCATTTTTGGAATCGTTACATATTCCTTATGAAGGTTATATGCCAAGTATGTTAGCCATAATGGAAATACCGGCAATTATAGTGGCACTCTTCATACTCAAAATTAATTCCTCAAAAGAAAAAGAAAGTATGTCCTGGAAAAAAGTGGCACACGAACTATTTACAGGGAAAGGCACCTTACTTTTGATTGGTGGCTTAATCATCGGTATGATTTCAGGTAAAAAAGGGCACGAACAATTTGCCCCTTTATTTGAAGTTCCATTCAGAGGGATGTTGATTCTATTCTTACTGGAAGTTGGTATTGTCACAGGTCGTAGAATTACTGACTTAAAAAAGGCCGGAGTATTCCTGATTGCATTTGGAATTCTATTCCCCATTTGTAACGGGATGTTTGGCTTGATCTTAGGTAAAACGGTAGGCCTTTCGATGGGTGGAGCAACTATCCTGGCAACGCTTAGCGCTAGTGCCTCATACATTGCTGCACCTGCCGCCATTCGGATCGCTATTCCTGAAGCAAGTCCTGCCATATACCTAACGTCTTCTCTTGCGATCACCTTCCCTTTCAATTTATCAGTTGGATTACCACTCTACCTTTCGGTCTCAAAGTATCTTTACGGAGTTTAA
- a CDS encoding P-II family nitrogen regulator: MKLEKAKLITIIADEAIQDRLVMELKSLAVKGYTISDAIGEGINQKHLTSWEGKNIRLESLVSETKANKIFEIIAEKYIDKYPMVIFMNDVEVIRKDRFN; this comes from the coding sequence ATGAAATTAGAAAAAGCAAAATTGATCACAATTATCGCAGATGAGGCAATTCAAGATAGACTAGTTATGGAACTAAAGTCATTAGCAGTTAAAGGTTATACTATTAGTGACGCAATTGGTGAAGGTATTAATCAAAAACATCTAACATCATGGGAAGGGAAAAATATCCGATTGGAATCTTTGGTTTCAGAAACGAAAGCAAACAAAATTTTTGAAATCATTGCAGAGAAATACATCGATAAATACCCGATGGTGATCTTTATGAATGATGTTGAAGTTATCCGAAAAGATAGATTTAATTAA
- the omp85 gene encoding Omp85 family outer membrane protein codes for MFFRNLVSALVALSTWITIPIFAEERKSDVPEWLGEFKKLDEKELTNKKEGWYATGLPLFGNDAVNGSGLGVLANIFYNGTKSDSSFKYTPYEHLFNVGVYRTNRGTQNNYLAWDAPYFADTAYRLRAYFGHDASLYNQYFGVGTESLQPLYFKDRNADGSRITRNATYSDFENANSYARNRGPGREFTSNQHYHDYQFETTYGQFAADKTIFQVFRVWGGVEFSKNSVRRYDGTSTNARDPLTNIKVPAIEDYSKITEDANSGKIIGINGGNLNYVRAGIAYDTRDYEPDPDRGWLIEYNINKAERTIGSDFNYIRHFAQVKNFYQPFPKLFEEFVIAQRAALTKIEGDVPFFEYRYLFSIDGPFGALGGQNTLRGYRQERFFGPVIGFYNIELRYRVGSFSLWDQFFQFSIVPFYDVGRVWDKLRDVNAVGYKHARGLGLRLIWDQATVILFDYAYSREDQLFYLDIGHTF; via the coding sequence ATGTTTTTTCGGAATCTGGTTTCTGCGTTGGTAGCGTTATCAACATGGATTACCATTCCTATATTTGCAGAAGAACGAAAATCCGATGTTCCCGAATGGTTAGGTGAGTTTAAAAAATTAGACGAGAAAGAGCTAACCAATAAAAAAGAGGGTTGGTATGCGACGGGTCTTCCTTTGTTTGGGAATGATGCTGTAAATGGTTCCGGACTCGGAGTCCTTGCCAATATTTTTTATAACGGAACTAAATCAGATTCTTCCTTTAAGTATACTCCTTACGAACATTTGTTCAATGTGGGGGTATACCGAACAAACCGAGGTACACAAAATAATTATCTTGCTTGGGATGCGCCTTATTTTGCTGATACAGCCTACAGGCTTAGGGCATATTTCGGCCATGATGCTAGTTTATATAATCAATACTTTGGTGTGGGAACTGAAAGTTTACAACCTTTGTATTTCAAAGATCGTAATGCTGATGGAAGTCGGATCACTCGAAACGCTACATATTCGGACTTTGAAAATGCAAACTCGTATGCACGTAACCGTGGACCAGGAAGAGAATTTACTTCAAACCAACATTATCATGACTACCAATTTGAAACTACCTATGGACAATTTGCCGCAGACAAAACAATATTTCAGGTTTTCAGAGTTTGGGGTGGGGTGGAGTTTTCGAAAAATTCTGTTAGGCGTTATGATGGAACTTCTACAAATGCAAGAGATCCTCTTACAAACATTAAAGTTCCAGCCATTGAAGATTATTCGAAAATTACAGAAGATGCAAACTCAGGGAAAATTATTGGTATCAATGGAGGGAACCTAAATTATGTCCGTGCGGGAATTGCGTATGATACAAGAGACTATGAGCCCGATCCAGATCGTGGTTGGCTCATTGAATACAATATCAATAAAGCAGAAAGAACGATAGGCTCTGATTTTAATTATATAAGACATTTTGCACAAGTGAAGAATTTTTATCAACCCTTCCCCAAACTCTTTGAGGAGTTTGTCATCGCACAACGTGCGGCACTTACAAAAATTGAAGGGGATGTTCCATTTTTTGAATATCGTTATCTTTTTTCCATCGATGGTCCGTTTGGTGCACTTGGTGGGCAAAACACACTCCGTGGTTATAGACAAGAACGTTTTTTTGGACCAGTGATTGGATTTTATAATATAGAACTACGGTATCGGGTGGGGAGTTTTTCATTATGGGATCAGTTTTTCCAATTCAGTATTGTTCCGTTTTATGATGTGGGTCGAGTCTGGGACAAACTTCGAGACGTGAATGCAGTAGGTTATAAACATGCACGTGGATTGGGATTACGGCTGATTTGGGACCAAGCAACCGTAATCCTATTTGACTACGCTTATTCCAGAGAAGACCAATTATTTTATTTGGATATTGGTCATACTTTCTAA